The Populus alba chromosome 6, ASM523922v2, whole genome shotgun sequence genome contains a region encoding:
- the LOC118055717 gene encoding uncharacterized protein, with amino-acid sequence MDRQPPQPHDYAAMAYAQQQQQQYGHHPPPHQHQQYPPPLNPFMPPQSSVQQFPYSQPPLHPHHLQLPPQQQQHPPPFAPHLPPHLIPPPFHAPNYDSPSPPAPPPSDPELQKRIDKLVEYSAKNGPEFEVMIREKQQDNPAYSFLYGGEGHAYYRYKLWLSTRGPFNPPFQASSMMHPQPNPMMNAAVGPPPQMHQPPFPPFYDHHQQHPPQPFGAHGRPDFESPKSFRGLSGPLPPDIAVELSNVLNTLNGTKESIKGAKTWFMQRSPFAPAIVEALRDRIVALDDSERQLHIIYLANDILFDSLQRRINPRDLDNEALAFKPVLGSMLARIYHYPQNKDENQSRLQKIVQFWASKEVYDQDTIYKLESEMVAGPRANSFPGPPKELCTGSADSVPAAGFPQHATSYNAPQWLPDRQSVPDHEHPDKQVPPVMLPTLGNQQFIPNSVPAAAFPGSLPVNPSVPPASQLPAPHLLQAPPANIAEKLSPYPLFPPGLIPGMVRKMQIGSGVPYSPLSPLDIPTTIPPSNVSPSEILDSVSKFFKEIGEVNPSEGPMISDPKDEDDEYERDPPIRKGGACIPPPPNLQVDPETGAYADGSVERKHGSGSGRLGLGAAADPKEPSQYDDVYTSYRKQRSTTYHSSMVARAVTR; translated from the exons ATGGATAGGCAGCCACCGCAGCCCCATGACTATGCTGCAATGGCATATgctcagcagcagcagcagcaatatGGACACCACCCTCCTCCACATCAACACCAACAATACCCTCCCCCACTTAATCCCTTCATGCCTCCTCAGTCTTCAGTGCAGCAATTCCCTTACTCTCAACCTCCTCTACACCCTCACCATCTTCAACTCCCTCCGCAGCAACAGCAGCACCCTCCACCTTTTGCTCCACATTTACCCCCTCACCTTATTCCTCCGCCTTTCCATGCTCCTAATTATGATTCTCCCTCACCTCCGGCCCCCCCTCCTTCCGATCCTGAGCTTCAGAAACGTATTGATAAGCTTGTTGAGTATTCTGCAAAGAATGGGCCTGAATTCGAAGTCATGATTCGTGAAAAACAGCAGGATAATCCCGCTTATAGTTTCCTTTATGGAGGAGAGGGTCATGCATATTATCGGTATAAGCTTTGGTTATCTACACGTGGTCCTTTCAATCCTCCTTTCCAAGCATCTTCCATGATGCATCCACAACCAAACCCAATGATGAATGCTGCTGTTGGGCCTCCCCCTCAAATGCACCAGCCTCCTTTTCCACCTTTTTATGATCACCATCAGCAGCATCCTCCACAGCCCTTTGGCGCTCATGGTCGGCCAGATTTTGAATCACCCAAGTCCTTTAGAGGACTCTCTGGTCCACTTCCTCCTGATATTGCAGTGGAGCTCAGTAATGTGCTTAACACTCTAAATGGTACCAAGGAGTCTATCAAAGGTGCCAAGACTTGGTTCATGCAGAGGTCTCCATTTGCACCAGCTATCGTCGAAGCACTCAGAGACAGGATTGTTGCTCTTGATGATTCTGAGAGgcaattgcatatcatctatcTTGCCAATGATATTCTTTTTGACAG TTTGCAAAGGAGAATTAATCCCCGTGATCTTGATAATGAAGCCCTTGCATTTAAGCCGGTGCTAGGTTCCATGCTTGCAAGGATTTATCACTACCCTCAGAATAAGGATGAAAACCAGTCACGGTTGCAGAAAATTGTGCAGTTTTGGGCCTCAAAGGAGGTCTACGATCAAGATACCATTTATAAACTTGAAAGTGAGATGGTTGCTGGACCACGGGCAAATTCTTTTCCAGGGCCGCCAAAAGAATTATGTACTGGCTCAGCAGATTCTGTGCCCGCTGCAG GCTTTCCTCAGCATGCAACTAGTTACAATGCTCCACAATGGCTGCCTGATAGGCAGAGTGTACCAGATCACGAGCATCCCGATAAACAAGTGCCTCCAGTCATGCTTCCAACCTTGGGAAATCAGCAATTCATTCCAAATTCAGTCCCTGCTGCTGCTTTTCCAGGTTCCCTGCCTGTAAATCCTTCGGTTCCACCAGCAAGTCAACTACCTGCACCACATTTATTGCAAGCACCTCCTGCTAACATTGCTGAAAAATTGTCACCATATCCCCTGTTCCCACCTGGTCTCATTCCTGGAATGGTCAGAAAGATGCAGATTGGCAGTGGGGTACCCTACTCGCCTTTGAGCCCTTTGGACATCCCGACAACCATACCCCCATCCAATGTATCCCCATCAGAAATTCTAGACAGTGTGTCAAAGTTTTTTAAAGAGATTGGAGAGGTTAACCCGTCTGAGGGACCAATGATATCTGATCCAAAAGATGAAGATGACGAGTATGAGAGAGATCCTCCCATTCGCAAAGGAGGAGCTTGCATCCCTCCTCCTCCAAACTTACAGGTTGACCCAGAGACAGGAGCTTATGCAGATGGAAGTGTGGAGCGGAAACATGGAAGTGGCTCAGGAAGATTGGGACTTGGGGCAGCAGCCGATCCTAAAGAGCCAAGTCAATACGATGATGTTTACACATCTTACAGGAAACAGAGAAGCACCACCTATCATTCATCGATGGTTGCAAGGGCTGTTACTAGGTGA